A genomic stretch from Cydia amplana chromosome 1, ilCydAmpl1.1, whole genome shotgun sequence includes:
- the LOC134662363 gene encoding uncharacterized protein LOC134662363, which translates to MSAFKIYNATELWQRETCLPSIPSFSLSLDNALGNDGLQLGTITELIGLPGSGKTQLCLQFCASVQIPKVLGGLSSEALYIDTNTNFSIYRFKEILFASLSKCQSLLHTSIAVQEDDALKKLHYMDAFGLEKFCACIHNLPKFVQQHPNIKLIVIDSITFPFKEGISTKQRTGLLFRLMADLHKTALENQIAVVLTNEMSTRVGLSSGASVGALGDAWAHRCSRRALLADRGGERAALMLKSNNAPNVVGTFKITEEGIRDVE; encoded by the exons ATGTCAGCCTTTAAAATTTATAATGCAACAGAATTATGGCAG AGAGAAACTTGTTTACCTTCTATACCCTCGTTCAGTTTGAGCTTGGATAATGCACTAGGTAATGATGGGCTCCAGTTAGGTACTATTACAGAATTAATAGGACTGCCAGGCTCAGGAAAAACACAATTATG tttaCAATTCTGTGCTTCTGTTCAAATACCGAAGGTCCTTGGAGGACTAAGCTCTGAAGCTTTATACATCGACACCAATACGAATTTCAGTATTTACAggtttaaag AAATCCTCTTTGCAAGCCTCAGCAAATGCCAGAGTCTACTGCATACAAGCATAGCGGTGCAGGAAGATGATGCTTTGAAGAAATTACACTACATGGATGCATTTGGATTGGAGAAGTTCTGTGCATGTATTCACAATTTACCTAAATTTGTGCAGCAACATCCTAAT ATAAAACTCATAGTAATAGATTCTATTACATTTCCATTCAAAGAGGGCATATCCACAAAACAAAGGACAGGGCTACTGTTCCGGTTGATGGCAGATCTACATAAAACTGCATTAGAAAACCAAATTGCT GTGGTGTTAACGAACGAGATGAGCACCCGTGTGGGTCTCTCCTCCGGCGCTAGTGTGGGAGCCCTGGGCGACGCGTGGGCGCACCGCTGCTCGCGCCGCGCGCTGCTCGCGGACCGCGGCGGGGAGCGCGCCGCGCTCATGCTCAAGTCGAATAACGCGCCTAACGTTGTTGGCACGTTCAAG ATAACCGAGGAAGGGATAAGGGACGTAGAATAA